The following is a genomic window from Miscanthus floridulus cultivar M001 chromosome 14, ASM1932011v1, whole genome shotgun sequence.
CTTTTgcttttcttattattttttgctttagctttgtttttttttaagaaaatggcTTTAGCTTTGTTTAATCTGATTATATGATGCCACGTATTGGCAGGGGTTTCTCTACACTCCATGCATTGGTAGCTGCTGCCGTGTCTTTCTACTTGGTCATGATCTCTGATCTCTTTAATGAAGATGCGCACAATAGCATAATAATTGATAGAAAACCATGGTTGTCTGATTCCATGTTTGGGGTAAGCTCTGCATTTCAACTTTATTTCTCCCTCCGTTTGAAGACAATCGATTTGTTGTCCATATATACTGCATGTCTTTCAGAATAAAATGTGAACATGAAAATGTTACGAGTGTTTGATTTCTTTAATATATGTTAACAACAATTGGATTATTTACATGTGATGCTTCCTTACTCCATGTCTCTTATATATCATACGCATGACATAAGAAAAACAATTGTTGCCTCTGCAGGTTTCGATTGGTTACTTTTTGACAGACTTGACGATGATCCTGCTGTATTTTCCTTCTTTAGGTGGAAAGGAGTATGCAAGTATCACTCTGTCATAGCACATGCTCTAGCTCTTAACGGAGTTCTCCTATTGCAGTTCCCTCTATATCGGGAGTTAATATTGATGTTTCAGCTCTTGCATCATGGAGTTTCTATGTATGCAATTGGTCTTGCTTTGTTGAGTGGCAAAGCACACATGTACATACTCATGGTCCTCTTCACCGAAGTCACGACTCCCTTTGTGAACCTCAGATGGTAATGTACTTTGTTGCTAATCTGCTTATTAGTAAGAATTGGGGCTACCATTCATTTTTTTAAACATTGTAATGATCTCTACAGGTATTTGGACGTTGCTGGTCAGAAGACTTGTAACCTTTACTTATACAATGGCGTGGCCCTATTTGTTGGATGGCTGGTACAACCGCTGCTCTCATGAgtcattagtttttttttatacaATTTTCTATACAGTCGTAATGCATATGGTTCAGCAAGGTTGTCTCTAAATGCTAGAGCATTGCATAGCTAGGTTCCCTGGCACCTGTGGTTGTTACTGCTGTTTCTGCTGTTTACACACACCAGACAGCACATAAAAATATCCCTGTCAACTGCGAGACTATCCTTTTTAGGTTTTGACCAGATTCAGTGAAAATGTgcccatttttatatttttttcatttACATTTTATATGTTTTTTTATCATTACAAATCAAATGGAAATCTAAAACTTCTGCTGGAGGAGCAGCTTCCTTGATATGTTTCTGAGTTGTTTTGAAGATGTGATAGCTGGGGGTAATGATTAGTGATGACTTCACTATACAAATTGATAAGGGtcattttggatttttttttaatgaaCACAAAAAGGGCCATTTTTTATTTTTGGAATAGGGGATTTGGTCTTAATTAAAACTTTTATGCTCTAGTTTGAATTAACCATAAGGATTTGGATGCCGCTTATCCCTTTCCAAATAAACCCTAAACGTTCTCTTTGAATGACCCTTTTGCTCTGGTGAATAGTTGATTAACATGTCTTTTTTCTGCTACAGATTGCTCGGATAATCTTATTCATCTATATGTTCACCCATATGTACTTTCATCTTGATCAGGTATGTGTATTTAATTTTTTTCATCCTGAAAGCACACTGTACTACCTACCAATTAACCTGGGAGTCAATGAAAACCCATTTATTTCTTGTAATGAACCTTTTTAGAATAAGATCTGTTTGGTCAGTATTTTTCCGTTAACATTAAAGGTAGTTCCTCAATGTTCTCCAAAAAAGGCTTGCAGACAATGTAAACCTTAAATTAAACTAGATTATTAGAAGTTATGATTGTTTTGGTGCTTCTGACCCTGATATTGTGAAGCTGAAAAAACTAGCAATCACAGAATTGCCAGTACATAAGGGTTCGTCAATAATAGCTTATCATACAAACTCTATAATGAATCTGTCTAGGGAGCACTCGGGTGTTTTGAGGCCCCCAAACACCTGATTTCTAGGCCGTTGATCCGGTCATCCAATGGCTCACAGCGGTGCTACACTATTCATATATCTTCTTCCTCTCCCCGCCGCTCCGGCGAACCCTAGCGCCCGAGGTGGCCGCTTTcttcccctcccccctcccccctcccccacTGCTGccatcttctccaactccggcgagctttgCCGCAACGCCCCTGCCCCTCCCTGGCCCGTCCACCTCCACCACCGTCAGGTTCCCTAAACCGCCCGCCTACCATCCCCACCGCCTGGCCTGCCTACCTCCCCCCGACCGGCCCCTTCTATACCCGTCAAAGTTGGAGAAGAAAGAGGGGGAgaggctcgccggaaccctaatTGGCAGAtccaggaggacgaggaggcctaCCTCGGCGAATCCGCCATTGCCAGGGCGGGATCCGCCATGGATGGCGAGTTCGCGCGTGGGTGGGGGCGTGGGCGTGGGTGGGCCTCGCCTAGAGGAGGTCGCCGGGGCATGGGTGGGGCTCTCCGGTAGGAGGTCGCCGGGAGGAGCTTGCCGACaccagggagagagagagagggaggaacatcaggaagagagagagagggagggaggagcatTGGGGAGAGCAAGTCGCATGGGGAGTCACGTGGGAAGCGAATCGGGTGCTGGAGAGTGCTAAAACACCCGATTGGTGTTTAGCATTACTCTTTTGTTGTAGCAGCATGGCTGCACACAACTGCTGAAAAAAATATGATATCTTCTGTTATGCTGCTACGGTCCTTCTGCAGCAGCATGGATTTATTTTTGTTAGGGTTCGTTTGGATTCTCGGAAttaaattcattctaataattataatttaggcatagattaattaagttaatatagttgtatataaaatatatttgtatatttattgttaggcatacaaGGGCCATACTTATATGTTGTATTTCTACTGTAGAGAAGTGGGTggaagagtgtgctataagttggagagCAGAATTATAACATAGTGATCTATAGAATTCATTTCCATCtctcaccctatgaatttgagataggcttatttatGAGGTTGGAAAAGTTGTGGAATGTTAAATTCTACGCCAAATAGTATATAATTCATTATGTAGATTTTAATTCTTCTAAAATGAAGGGATCCAAACAGACTCTTAAAATAATCTTTTAAAATAATCTTTGGTGGGCTCATGGAAAGAAGTGTGATTGTTTTCAATAATCGATGCCATCCTTGTTCATGCGAGGTCCATCTTCACCTTAGGATTCTAGCAGTTCCATCGGTGGTTGCAGTCATGAACGTGTTTTGGTTCTGGAAGATACTTAAGGGGATAGTGATCGAAAACCTTTTCTCGGAGGAAGCTCAGCCACAGTGAGAATGGGAAAACAGACTAGAAGGAAGGAAGGATACTTCTAATAACTTTACACATATGAGATATGTGTATATATTCGTCTCTTTCTAGATCTCTACAGTTAATTCGTGTACTATGTACTTACAGAAGGGTACCTGTTCACCAGCACTACTTTCTCACACAAATTGTAATTATTTTGTGCTAGGTGACTTGCATTCAAAAATTCAAAGTTGGCATCCCGCAACTCTTAAATTGTTGCGATCACATAGACTACTGAATATATTGGCTACTGTCAGTGCCCACTTGGGGAACCTCTACATTAATATGACAATTATACCTCATGAGAAAGATTGGATTATACGGCACAACTCATCTATTGTTCAGCCATTCCCTTCTTATTTTCACTTGTTGTCAATCATCCCTCCTTCTATAAATAGGATATGAGTCCTTTCCTTGTTGGGTGGTTTCAGAAAAGTCACGGGGATAATGAAAGTGGCAATTACCATCTACCATACATTGGGACTGATATATATTTTTCATAATCATTGGGACTTCGTACTTTGCTTTCGTCTTTCATAATCAAAAGGAAGTGTTCAAGTGGTAATCCCTTTTTCTGAAATTATGTGACATGGGCCCATGCAGCAACCCTGCCTATATGATGTTTTTAAGAAGAAAATCATGGAGGTCTCGTAGCTTTGCCCTATAAACCCTTTCCACTATATCTAGACGATCCTATGGCATTTGACTCGGTAATAATTGTTCGACTATCTCATCCCAATATAGATTGCACGCCATTGTCACAAAAATTATGGCTTTCCAAACCTAGTAACCAAAGTCATGGCATCCATAAATCTTGAGTGCATATCACGGTCACTCCCTGGGAAATCTTTTGATAGTACTATTCTAAGACCAACATTTGATGCACGTGCTTCTCCAGCGGCAAGAGTGTTgtcaatttgaatttaaaaaacatGTTAACTTCATTTTCACAacaaaacattgtagcaactctagTGAATATGAATTTAATTTAACTTCAATTTCACAACAAAATGTGCTCACCCGGTATAGATCAGCACGAATTAGATCTTGATGTGCTGGTTTTGAGTACTAGTCTAAACGCATTGACTCAAGCTTGACATACATATCTACAACGCATTGGTTGAAAAGCCTCCCACCATGAAAATGACATTAAATTCTCCTTCATGAATTTGTAGTCTGAAACATATAGAGCTGACATATCGCTGTGACTCTGTAATTTCTGTCGATAGCAACAATAAATTAATTTTCATTGTTCGAAGAGTTTATTGATTGGCTGAAAAAATGTACACAAGTGTTGGACCTATAGAAAAGCAAGAAAATTGGTAATTGGTTGATAACTACATTTTTAGAAGAAAATCAAATGTTTATGCAGATAACAAATGAAGTCACCTTTTAGTGCACACTTAGTATATTTCCTCTTTGGTTTTGATGGAGGTGAGTCTTGATATAAAATCTTCTTATCCTCCCAACTAGTTTCACCATTAGGGTTGAACAGAGGATATGCTAATGGATCATAGCAACCATGGTACGGCCTTATATAGTGAGGTTGATTTTCTTTATCGTAAATAACTATGCTTCACTCAAACCTTTGTTGTGGGTCATTTCCATCAAACCATATAGCAGCAACTTGCTCCATTGCAGGTGCATTGTATCTTCGCTGGTCAACAGAAATACTTGTATTCAGCTCAATAGTGTACCAATCCAAGTTGGTAAGAATGCCAAGACTCTTAAATATTTGAACATACGGATTGTCTTGCATGATGTTCAATACAGTGCGGATGACACCAGTGTCAAGGTGTGGAGACCTTTTGATCCTATGATGCATAGTCTCATATGTGTCATAAAAGTACAACTGCCTGTGGCATGGTCACCGAACACCAGGCACAAGTTGATCCAACTTGTGATATATTTGGACCTTTAAATGTATAAATACCAATACCTTTACTGTTGCCAAACTATGATCAATGGAAACCCCCATGCTAGTGAAAGCAAAATGTGAATTGAAGTAACGAATGTTCCTTCTGAAATACTTTGTATCCATATCAGTTTGACTTGTGAACAATCGATGGAGCTTATCTGGCACTTCAGATATAAATATATTAACACATCTGTTCCGACAATAAAATGCAGGGCCTTCACCTTCAAATGTCTTTGCGACAACAAaaagagttctgcactttcttcAAGACATGATGGGCCTTAGGAAGACCCACATACACAAAGTTATAAGGATCATGCCCATTCATTCTTGTTGTGGCTTGTATACAATACTCGTATTTGAAATCTACAGATATAAATCAAATTTTATGAAGTTTGCATGAgcataaataaaaaataatatattttgcATGAGCACaaatatataataatatatatagcaAAATATCCTCACAAGCTCACCTTTATCGTTAAATGTTCTagcttcatcatcctcatagaTGTCAGGGGCCATCTTCATGTGTGTTCTGTTAATCTAAATCATTTTCTATTGAAATAatgattaagtccacttttggcccctcaactattggGTTCGTCTAATTTTGATCATCAACTACAAAACCATCCAATGCTGGTACCCAAATTGTCAAAACCATTCATTTTTAGCACCTGGGCGCGGGCGAGGCTGTTTTGACCGACGTGGAGCGGGTTTGACCACACCACCCGAGCATTGACCGCCACGTAGGACATCAACCTTCATCttagtgacatgtggggcccacgtgtCAATCACtcatcctctccctctccttttcCTCTTCAGCCACCGTTGCTGATGGCCTCCACCCCGCCGGCGCCCGCCGTGGCGCCGTCGCTAGTGGACACCCTCTTCCAGCGCTCCCTAAACGACCTCGTCAAGTCCCTCCGCGCCGACCTGTCGGCCACCGGTGAGGCCACGGTCGTCGCCCACGCGCTCTCTGAGATCCACCGTGAGATCCGCGCCCCCGACGCCGCCACCAAGTCCGTCGCGCTGCAGAAGCTCGCCTACCTCTCCTCGCTCCACTTCGCCTCCGTCGGCTCCCACCCGCTCGCCTTTGCCGCCATCGAGCTCCTTGCCTCGCCGCACTTGCCCCACAAGCGCCTAGCCTACCTCGTCGCGTCTCTCTCGCTCCACCCGGCCTCGCTCTCG
Proteins encoded in this region:
- the LOC136505588 gene encoding LOW QUALITY PROTEIN: uncharacterized protein (The sequence of the model RefSeq protein was modified relative to this genomic sequence to represent the inferred CDS: inserted 2 bases in 1 codon; substituted 1 base at 1 genomic stop codon); this encodes MKTHLFLIIRSYDCFGASDPDIVKLKKLAITELPVHKGSSIIAYHTNSIMNLSREHSALLFCCSSMAAHNCXKKYXISSVMLLRSFCSSMDLFLLGFVWILGIKFILIIII